Proteins encoded by one window of Rissa tridactyla isolate bRisTri1 chromosome W, bRisTri1.patW.cur.20221130, whole genome shotgun sequence:
- the LOC128902119 gene encoding uncharacterized protein LOC128902119 isoform X4 — protein sequence MKGIAAEVGGFCSKGKQFLLQPNQGANLKIFTQNCERLRMEPEIEKDGILMTCESAGTIPPASEMLCTEKTLQAKNANLQTYSQHRAPCDKRESRHQQVFCEQGIRIISDGNESKSDISPFPLWDTNSVPDKQECLCAVLSSAKLCDEPREAEQRYSFDSHDSNDTDILSTRSCDESLLQANPKSVLESGEPGCKGDADTSAVHDKLWKLLHEDDSDYQIPFENRGITSLEIRLTNTEVTELNFVQETCSAQPLPINVIEEQEPITQPAGSQGTEKEDCNVSDILLKADEAYNSASMGNICLAQVVETDGICLDSSTGNKTEAPSICLSANSIILNTGECLEQKPNHTLTDTNGSIQMTVAWEGKLAINNASQTCDADSPQRLRNGQNSSLACEKENQLMSHKSHGIIGQLLHTEHNISLINESVPGKGCNFRNCYPARKELAYFPEEKDIFPSENTNQFTHEEHSSVNTIHKSYEENLQENGNHSDLNAQNDINSDSYHLSENNGCQDSRVVSNAQKYGYLMQLPNLSKAPETITRKNLLQNMDRPTEIEKQEVTFTPSSEDPFLRDFYVEMPRYEPRKTGEEQREICTGDEQRSETSCESGVSHVSESQTAVSSHNTSEQHVFFVDSAFNSDEELKTDSSEHHAYASGSVTSVSTPLPRKAQNENHRIASEDYRGISHQLDVQQLAVKETLPFFTPERQSEGLLTSVSAMGCPGRGSQGKTESTQIAVEVDENLSTLETFCKALQDQFHQVPEENKEEAVLCENKQEIQRAIECNPDEAETKPPLHTLISSKAQRQIMNISTKQSCPDFISSSKVTEVGNSIKSTDYDKDEEVTTSESVVSGLVNSSLVDSGNSQYFQEQPPYSRSQPFSLALTTYDPFPVNAERLRNQEGSKSYQTPPTAAEPEPIKCKQDTAKSGLFATGAKKKLPPAMLSKKPRLEESGNVSKDPSCVKKSVKSEAGMIHKEDRKEQRKLILKKDSKAPKLLKKIQAELFPDCSGNIKLCCQFGDIHGDSTITWTKDSKLLARLQRSAQDDSPVSLAIAKASNKDQGMYYCCLNNVYGKVTAEFNLTSEVLEHLSSFQNWEGVEEIEFMQLMFREDFISDSYFGGNLHGIIATEELHFGEGMHRKAFRSKVMQGLVPVFSPGHACVLKVHNAITYGTKSKDDLVQKNYKLALQECYVQNTAREYAKIYAAEAEPLEGFGEVPEIIPIFLVHRPANNIPYATVEEELVGEFVKYSVRDGKEVNFLRRDSEAGQKCCTFQHWVYEKTNGSLLVTDLQGVGMKLTDVGIATLAKGYKGFKGNCSFSFIEQFRALHQCNKYCEMLGLKSLRTTHQKQRKATSMKIKNLPNSSTIKQTVPKKAREPRDFISSEH from the exons aaTCAAGGTGCTAATCTTAAAATCTTTACCCAGAATTGTGAGAGACTACGtatggagcctgaaatagaaaagGATGGCATACTCATGACTTGTGAGAGTGCAGGAACCATCCCTCCAGCTTCAGAAATGCTCTGTACTGAAAAGACATTACaagcaaaaaatgcaaatttacagACTTATTCTCAACACCGTGCTCCTTGTGATAAGAGAGAAAGTCGTCACCAACAAGTCTTCTGTGAACAAGGAATTAGGATTATTAGTGATGGCAATGAATCAAAGAGTGACATTTCACCTTTTCCTTTATGGGACACGAACTCTGTTCCTGATAAACAAGAATGTTTATGTGCTGTtctctcttctgcaaagctgtgtGATGAGCCAAGGGAGGCAGAGCAAAGGTATAGTTTTGACTCACATGATAGCAACGACACAGATATTCTCTCTACTCGGTCATGTGATGAATCTCTGCTTCAAGCTAATCCCAAGTCAGTCCTGGAGTCTGGAGAACCTGGGTGCAAGGGAGATGCTGATACATCTGCAGTGCATGACAAGCTGTGGAAACTTCTTCATGAAGATGACTCAGACTATCAAATCCCATTTGAAAACCGGGGAATCACAAGTTTAGAAATTAGGCTGACAAATACTGAAGTCACAGAACTGAACTTTGTACAGGAGACCTGTTCTGCTCAGCCTTTGCCAATAAATGTGATAGAGGAGCAGGAACCTATTACGCAGCCAGCTGGTAGccaaggaacagagaaagaagacTGCAATGTTTCTGATATCCTACTTAAAGCAGATGAAGCATATAACAGTGCATCCATGGGAAACATTTGTCTTGCACAAGTGGTAGAAACAGATGGTATATGTCTAGATTCTAGCACTGGAAATAAAACGGAAGCACCATCCATTTGTCTTTCAGCAAATAGCATCATCTTAAATACAGGGGAGTGCTTGGAGCAGAAGCCAAATCACACGTTAACTGACACTAATGGATCCATTCAAATGACTGTTGCTTGGGAAGGAAAGCTTGCCATTAATAACGCTTCACAAACGTGTGATGCAGATTCTCCTCAAAGATTAAGAAATGGTCAGAATAGTAGTTTAGCatgtgagaaagaaaaccagcttATGTCACATAAGTCGCATGGGATAATTGGACAATTACTTCATACTGAGCACAACATATCCTTGATAAATGAGTCTGTACCTGGTAAAGGGTGTAATTTTAGAAACTGTTATCCAGCAAGAAAAGAACTGGCTTATTTCCctgaagagaaagacattttcccCAGTGAAAATACCAATCAATTTACACATGAAGAACACTCTTCTGTAAACACCATACATAAAAGTTATGAAGAGAATTtacaagaaaatggaaatcaCTCAGACTTGAATGCACAAAATGACATTAATTCTGACAGTTATCATCTTTCAGAAAATAACGGCTGTCAAGATTCTCGAGTTGTTTCTAATGCACAGAAATACGGTTACCTAATGCAATTGCCTAATTTAAGTAAGGCTCCCGAAACCATAACACGTAAGAATCTACTCCAAAATATGGACCGACcgacagaaatagaaaaacaggAAGTGACATTCACTCCCTCTTCTGAGGATccatttttaagagatttttatgTAGAGATGCCCAGATATGAACCACGTAAAACAGGAGAAGAACAGAGAGAGATATGCACAGGTGATGAACAAAGGTCTGAAACTTCCTGTGAGTCAGGAGTTAGTCATGTTTCAGAGAGTCAGACTGCAGTTTCCTCTCATAATACATCAGAACAGCATGTATTTTTTGTTGACAGCGCCTTTAATTCTGATGAAGAGTTAAAAACAGATTCTTCAGAACATCACGCATACGCATCTGGAAGTGTAACATCAGTTAGTACTCCACTGCCTAGAAAGGCTCAAAATGAGAACCACAGGATAGCAAGTGAGGATTACAGAGGTATCAGTCATCAGTTAGATGTCCAACAACTGGCTGTAAAAGAAACATTACCATTCTTCACACCTGAACGCCAGTCAGAGGGCCTTCTTACCAGTGTGTCAGCAATGGGCTGTCCTGGCAGAGGAAGTCAGGGAAAAACTGAATCCACACAAATTGCAGTCGAAGTAGATGAAAATTTGAGTACGCTGGAAACTTTCTGCAAAGCATTGCAGGATCAATTCCATCAGGTACCTGAAGAAAACAAGGAGGAAGCAGTCTTGTGTGAAAATAAACAAGAGATTCAAAGAGCTATTGAATGTAACCCAGATGAAGCTGAAACAAAGCCTCCTTTGCACACTTTAATTAGCTCCAAGGCTCAGAGGCAGATTATGAATATTAGCACTAAGCAGTCCTGTCCTGACTTTATCTCTTCCAGTAAGGTTACTGAGGTTGGTAATTCAATTAAGTCTACGGACTATGATAAAGATGAAGAAGTCACTACATCAGAGAGCGTAGTAAGTGGTTTAGTTAATTCGTCCCTAGTTGATTCAGGGAACAGCCAGTATTTTCAAGAGCAGCCACCCTATAGCAGAAGTCAGCCATTCTCCTTAGCGCTGACCACGTATGATCCATTCCCAGTCAACGcggaaaggctgagaaatcaaGAAGGGTCAAAATCCTACCAGACACCACCAACCGCTGCTGAGCCTGAGCCCATCAAATGCAAACAAGACACAGCAAAAAGTGGGCTTTTTGCTACTGGAGCTAAGAAGAAATTGCCACCAGCAATGCTGTCAAAAAAGCCCCGCCTGGAGGAGAGCGGAAATGTCAGCAAGGATCCTAGCTGTGTGAAAAAGTCTGTGAAGAGTGAGGCAGGCATGATTCATAAAGAAGAtagaaaagagcaaaggaaactCATTTTGAAAAAGGATAGCAAAG CTCCCAAGCTGCTGAAGAAAATCCAAGCAGAGTTGTTCCCTGACTGCTCTGGAAATATTAAGCTATGCTGTCAATTTGGTGACATTCATGGTGACTCCACCATTACATGGACTAAAGATTCCAAGTTACTAGCTCGACTGCAGAGAAG TGCCCAGGATGACTCTCCCGTCTCTTTGGCAATAGCTAAAGCCAGTAACAAAGACCAGGGAATGTATTATTGCTGCTTGAATAATGTGTATGGAAAGGTGACTGCTGAGTTTAATCTGACCTCTGAAG TATTGGAACATCTCTCAAGTTTTCAGAATTGGGAAG GTGTGGAAGAAATCGAATTCATGCAGCTCATGTTCAGAGAAGACTTCATCAGTGACAGCTATTTTGGTGGGAACCTGCATGGAATAATAGCTACAGAAGAGCTTCACTTTGGTGAAGGCATGCACCGGAAAGCCTTCCGGAGTAAAGTGATGCAAGGCCTCGTGCCAGTGTTCAGTCCTGGCCACGCCTGTGTTCTCAAAGTGCACAATGCTATCACATATGGGACCAAGAGTAAGGATGATCTAGTTCAAAAGAACTACAAACTAGCACTGCAG GAATGCTACGTCCAAAATACTGCAAGAGAGTATGCGAAGATATATGCAGCTGAAGCTGAGCCCTTGGAAGGCTTTGGGGAAGTACCAGA GATCATTCCTATTTTTCTTGTTCATCGCCCTGCTAATAACATCCCCTATGCGACAGTGGAGGAAGAGCTGGTTGGGGAATTTGTGAAATACTCTGTCAGGGATGGCAAGGAAGTGAATTTCCTGAGAAGAGACTCAGAGGCTGGCCAGAAGTGTTGCACCTTCCAGCACTGGGTGTATGAGAAGACCAATGGGAGCTTGCTTGTCACTGACCTGCAAG GTGTAGGAATGAAGCTAACTGATGTTGGCATAGCAACACTGGCCAAAGG
- the LOC128902119 gene encoding uncharacterized protein LOC128902119 isoform X3, giving the protein MVNSLTDFVCQADGSTFFIPCKPKHQPVGVFNKNQGANLKIFTQNCERLRMEPEIEKDGILMTCESAGTIPPASEMLCTEKTLQAKNANLQTYSQHRAPCDKRESRHQQVFCEQGIRIISDGNESKSDISPFPLWDTNSVPDKQECLCAVLSSAKLCDEPREAEQRYSFDSHDSNDTDILSTRSCDESLLQANPKSVLESGEPGCKGDADTSAVHDKLWKLLHEDDSDYQIPFENRGITSLEIRLTNTEVTELNFVQETCSAQPLPINVIEEQEPITQPAGSQGTEKEDCNVSDILLKADEAYNSASMGNICLAQVVETDGICLDSSTGNKTEAPSICLSANSIILNTGECLEQKPNHTLTDTNGSIQMTVAWEGKLAINNASQTCDADSPQRLRNGQNSSLACEKENQLMSHKSHGIIGQLLHTEHNISLINESVPGKGCNFRNCYPARKELAYFPEEKDIFPSENTNQFTHEEHSSVNTIHKSYEENLQENGNHSDLNAQNDINSDSYHLSENNGCQDSRVVSNAQKYGYLMQLPNLSKAPETITRKNLLQNMDRPTEIEKQEVTFTPSSEDPFLRDFYVEMPRYEPRKTGEEQREICTGDEQRSETSCESGVSHVSESQTAVSSHNTSEQHVFFVDSAFNSDEELKTDSSEHHAYASGSVTSVSTPLPRKAQNENHRIASEDYRGISHQLDVQQLAVKETLPFFTPERQSEGLLTSVSAMGCPGRGSQGKTESTQIAVEVDENLSTLETFCKALQDQFHQVPEENKEEAVLCENKQEIQRAIECNPDEAETKPPLHTLISSKAQRQIMNISTKQSCPDFISSSKVTEVGNSIKSTDYDKDEEVTTSESVVSGLVNSSLVDSGNSQYFQEQPPYSRSQPFSLALTTYDPFPVNAERLRNQEGSKSYQTPPTAAEPEPIKCKQDTAKSGLFATGAKKKLPPAMLSKKPRLEESGNVSKDPSCVKKSVKSEAGMIHKEDRKEQRKLILKKDSKAPKLLKKIQAELFPDCSGNIKLCCQFGDIHGDSTITWTKDSKLLARLQRSAQDDSPVSLAIAKASNKDQGMYYCCLNNVYGKVTAEFNLTSEVLEHLSSFQNWEGVEEIEFMQLMFREDFISDSYFGGNLHGIIATEELHFGEGMHRKAFRSKVMQGLVPVFSPGHACVLKVHNAITYGTKSKDDLVQKNYKLALQECYVQNTAREYAKIYAAEAEPLEGFGEVPEIIPIFLVHRPANNIPYATVEEELVGEFVKYSVRDGKEVNFLRRDSEAGQKCCTFQHWVYEKTNGSLLVTDLQGVGMKLTDVGIATLAKGYKGFKGNCSFSFIEQFRALHQCNKYCEMLGLKSLRTTHQKQRKATSMKIKNLPNSSTIKQTVPKKAREPRDFISSEH; this is encoded by the exons aaTCAAGGTGCTAATCTTAAAATCTTTACCCAGAATTGTGAGAGACTACGtatggagcctgaaatagaaaagGATGGCATACTCATGACTTGTGAGAGTGCAGGAACCATCCCTCCAGCTTCAGAAATGCTCTGTACTGAAAAGACATTACaagcaaaaaatgcaaatttacagACTTATTCTCAACACCGTGCTCCTTGTGATAAGAGAGAAAGTCGTCACCAACAAGTCTTCTGTGAACAAGGAATTAGGATTATTAGTGATGGCAATGAATCAAAGAGTGACATTTCACCTTTTCCTTTATGGGACACGAACTCTGTTCCTGATAAACAAGAATGTTTATGTGCTGTtctctcttctgcaaagctgtgtGATGAGCCAAGGGAGGCAGAGCAAAGGTATAGTTTTGACTCACATGATAGCAACGACACAGATATTCTCTCTACTCGGTCATGTGATGAATCTCTGCTTCAAGCTAATCCCAAGTCAGTCCTGGAGTCTGGAGAACCTGGGTGCAAGGGAGATGCTGATACATCTGCAGTGCATGACAAGCTGTGGAAACTTCTTCATGAAGATGACTCAGACTATCAAATCCCATTTGAAAACCGGGGAATCACAAGTTTAGAAATTAGGCTGACAAATACTGAAGTCACAGAACTGAACTTTGTACAGGAGACCTGTTCTGCTCAGCCTTTGCCAATAAATGTGATAGAGGAGCAGGAACCTATTACGCAGCCAGCTGGTAGccaaggaacagagaaagaagacTGCAATGTTTCTGATATCCTACTTAAAGCAGATGAAGCATATAACAGTGCATCCATGGGAAACATTTGTCTTGCACAAGTGGTAGAAACAGATGGTATATGTCTAGATTCTAGCACTGGAAATAAAACGGAAGCACCATCCATTTGTCTTTCAGCAAATAGCATCATCTTAAATACAGGGGAGTGCTTGGAGCAGAAGCCAAATCACACGTTAACTGACACTAATGGATCCATTCAAATGACTGTTGCTTGGGAAGGAAAGCTTGCCATTAATAACGCTTCACAAACGTGTGATGCAGATTCTCCTCAAAGATTAAGAAATGGTCAGAATAGTAGTTTAGCatgtgagaaagaaaaccagcttATGTCACATAAGTCGCATGGGATAATTGGACAATTACTTCATACTGAGCACAACATATCCTTGATAAATGAGTCTGTACCTGGTAAAGGGTGTAATTTTAGAAACTGTTATCCAGCAAGAAAAGAACTGGCTTATTTCCctgaagagaaagacattttcccCAGTGAAAATACCAATCAATTTACACATGAAGAACACTCTTCTGTAAACACCATACATAAAAGTTATGAAGAGAATTtacaagaaaatggaaatcaCTCAGACTTGAATGCACAAAATGACATTAATTCTGACAGTTATCATCTTTCAGAAAATAACGGCTGTCAAGATTCTCGAGTTGTTTCTAATGCACAGAAATACGGTTACCTAATGCAATTGCCTAATTTAAGTAAGGCTCCCGAAACCATAACACGTAAGAATCTACTCCAAAATATGGACCGACcgacagaaatagaaaaacaggAAGTGACATTCACTCCCTCTTCTGAGGATccatttttaagagatttttatgTAGAGATGCCCAGATATGAACCACGTAAAACAGGAGAAGAACAGAGAGAGATATGCACAGGTGATGAACAAAGGTCTGAAACTTCCTGTGAGTCAGGAGTTAGTCATGTTTCAGAGAGTCAGACTGCAGTTTCCTCTCATAATACATCAGAACAGCATGTATTTTTTGTTGACAGCGCCTTTAATTCTGATGAAGAGTTAAAAACAGATTCTTCAGAACATCACGCATACGCATCTGGAAGTGTAACATCAGTTAGTACTCCACTGCCTAGAAAGGCTCAAAATGAGAACCACAGGATAGCAAGTGAGGATTACAGAGGTATCAGTCATCAGTTAGATGTCCAACAACTGGCTGTAAAAGAAACATTACCATTCTTCACACCTGAACGCCAGTCAGAGGGCCTTCTTACCAGTGTGTCAGCAATGGGCTGTCCTGGCAGAGGAAGTCAGGGAAAAACTGAATCCACACAAATTGCAGTCGAAGTAGATGAAAATTTGAGTACGCTGGAAACTTTCTGCAAAGCATTGCAGGATCAATTCCATCAGGTACCTGAAGAAAACAAGGAGGAAGCAGTCTTGTGTGAAAATAAACAAGAGATTCAAAGAGCTATTGAATGTAACCCAGATGAAGCTGAAACAAAGCCTCCTTTGCACACTTTAATTAGCTCCAAGGCTCAGAGGCAGATTATGAATATTAGCACTAAGCAGTCCTGTCCTGACTTTATCTCTTCCAGTAAGGTTACTGAGGTTGGTAATTCAATTAAGTCTACGGACTATGATAAAGATGAAGAAGTCACTACATCAGAGAGCGTAGTAAGTGGTTTAGTTAATTCGTCCCTAGTTGATTCAGGGAACAGCCAGTATTTTCAAGAGCAGCCACCCTATAGCAGAAGTCAGCCATTCTCCTTAGCGCTGACCACGTATGATCCATTCCCAGTCAACGcggaaaggctgagaaatcaaGAAGGGTCAAAATCCTACCAGACACCACCAACCGCTGCTGAGCCTGAGCCCATCAAATGCAAACAAGACACAGCAAAAAGTGGGCTTTTTGCTACTGGAGCTAAGAAGAAATTGCCACCAGCAATGCTGTCAAAAAAGCCCCGCCTGGAGGAGAGCGGAAATGTCAGCAAGGATCCTAGCTGTGTGAAAAAGTCTGTGAAGAGTGAGGCAGGCATGATTCATAAAGAAGAtagaaaagagcaaaggaaactCATTTTGAAAAAGGATAGCAAAG CTCCCAAGCTGCTGAAGAAAATCCAAGCAGAGTTGTTCCCTGACTGCTCTGGAAATATTAAGCTATGCTGTCAATTTGGTGACATTCATGGTGACTCCACCATTACATGGACTAAAGATTCCAAGTTACTAGCTCGACTGCAGAGAAG TGCCCAGGATGACTCTCCCGTCTCTTTGGCAATAGCTAAAGCCAGTAACAAAGACCAGGGAATGTATTATTGCTGCTTGAATAATGTGTATGGAAAGGTGACTGCTGAGTTTAATCTGACCTCTGAAG TATTGGAACATCTCTCAAGTTTTCAGAATTGGGAAG GTGTGGAAGAAATCGAATTCATGCAGCTCATGTTCAGAGAAGACTTCATCAGTGACAGCTATTTTGGTGGGAACCTGCATGGAATAATAGCTACAGAAGAGCTTCACTTTGGTGAAGGCATGCACCGGAAAGCCTTCCGGAGTAAAGTGATGCAAGGCCTCGTGCCAGTGTTCAGTCCTGGCCACGCCTGTGTTCTCAAAGTGCACAATGCTATCACATATGGGACCAAGAGTAAGGATGATCTAGTTCAAAAGAACTACAAACTAGCACTGCAG GAATGCTACGTCCAAAATACTGCAAGAGAGTATGCGAAGATATATGCAGCTGAAGCTGAGCCCTTGGAAGGCTTTGGGGAAGTACCAGA GATCATTCCTATTTTTCTTGTTCATCGCCCTGCTAATAACATCCCCTATGCGACAGTGGAGGAAGAGCTGGTTGGGGAATTTGTGAAATACTCTGTCAGGGATGGCAAGGAAGTGAATTTCCTGAGAAGAGACTCAGAGGCTGGCCAGAAGTGTTGCACCTTCCAGCACTGGGTGTATGAGAAGACCAATGGGAGCTTGCTTGTCACTGACCTGCAAG GTGTAGGAATGAAGCTAACTGATGTTGGCATAGCAACACTGGCCAAAGG